The following coding sequences are from one Aethina tumida isolate Nest 87 chromosome 2, icAetTumi1.1, whole genome shotgun sequence window:
- the LOC109605828 gene encoding WD repeat-containing and planar cell polarity effector protein fritz isoform X1 codes for MSLISELHFWTTQEDVLVKHTDYGSFKYFHKKEQQESIYGVCKKNYCEQRNVIWQLNNKRPNKLKDRLKDLEEALVNNKIVNYNWSDNKLHLLLSTGLLVNIVVNNSTGDINNIVFDKQLSAKIQANIICDGITINDQVICICNDGHVVGYGGFWKEGWVLEGGPRRKLNYYGEWLAVWGKASSEHPQPWSPLAKDHQRANLHLYWIGAKDPELLAYKKTDGEPLQVVVSKICSQMLIVIEQKVTQKGAVSVEVSNFELVGNNLKRASVTSVPLQTQVSCTALSDCENRLLIGCIDGSLAILNRHRGSTRTVKATFIPTFCIWHPQGALVAISNDRGQLQYFDTALNCVKSQILSEDFSSTPLTDISGYLNGQFNVASLNWGPKYLLFSLEQGPILCITHYENALTFKNLARNYISNNKVDKTIKLLLSWEFNDDSFAILQQVCAHIMRQPMTQENAQHLQNALGFFHNPPIPLSSNVRHHFGTQVFSLTRRFFHQLVRANMFETAFLLAVDLAHHDLFMDLYYIAVKIGETEMAAAARAQASALLSRCSSEASNCSRSSCSQCSHTESSISDEEEYQSNQWAESKKVPDEVPTQKTHNDNYLTTYFNQMNPSTYKPVVQDSNSCAINMEPTKLAYTPKATYVKAPQVPPSFSKAPPNPVVPPLPNLANTLSIPSINFNRISESNADLYNFFSNRSTAGFNKQFPPTPATSQGESLYNKSNNLLYGSVPSFSQIKPVVPPLPQTTQNTTTTPNVSRPSTASGSGAAKKNQPKVKFSDTVTAFIVPELEKRPQGRPPLPPYVTDPKKELADSLPLCHPNEDYLKDFTPVKKNSESGSKEVQAKVKVVHFGVV; via the exons ATGAGTTTAATAAGCGAACTACATTTCTGGACGACTCAGGAAGATGTTCTTGTCAAGCACACGGATTATGGGTCATTTAA gtACTTTCACAAAAAGGAACAGCAGGAGTCAATTTACGGTGTTTGTAAAAAGAATTACTGTGAACAAAGGAATGTTATATGgcagttaaacaataaaagaccaaacaaattaaaagatcg GTTGAAAGACTTGGAAGAGGCATTAGTGAACAATAAAATCGTAAATTACAATTGGTCTGACAACAAACTTCATTTGTTGCTGTCCACAGGATTGTTAGTCAACATTGTTGTCAATAATTCCACTGgtgacattaataatattgtatttgatAAGCAGTTATCTGCCAAAATACAAGCAAACATAATATGTGatg GTATTACAATAAATGACCAAGTAATTTGTATCTGCAATGATGGCCATGTGGTGGGCTATGGTGGGTTCTGGAAAGAGGGTTGGGTCTTAGAGGGTGGCCCACGTAGGAAACTTAACTATTATGGGGAGTGGCTGGCAGTGTGGGGTAAAGCAAGCTCCGAACACCCACAACCATGGAGCCCACTAGCTAAAGATCATCAAAGGGCCAACCTTCATCTATACTGGATTGGGGCAAAGGATCCTGAACTGTTGGCCTACAAAAAAACTGATGGAGAACCTCTACAAGTGGTTGTCAGCAAGATTTGCAGCCAGATGTTGATTGTGATAGAACAGAAAGTGACACAGAAAG GTGCTGTTTCTGTTGAAGTAAGCAACTTTGAATTAGTAGGAAACAACTTAAAAAGGGCTTCAGTTACATCAGTTCCCCTACAAACTCAAGTGAGTTGCACAGCTTTAAGTGATTGCGAAAATCGCCTTCTTATTGGCTGCATAGATGGATCCCTGGCCATCTTAAACAGGCACAGAGGATCAACGCGTACCGTCAAAGCAACATTTATACCGACGTTCTGCATTTGGCATCCTCAAGGAGCTTTGGTAGCAATTTCTAATGATAGGGGACAGCTCCAGTATTTTGATACTGCCTTAAACTGCGTCAAATCGCAGATCTTAAGCGAGGATTTCAGCTCTACACCACTAACAGACATCTCAg gttATTTAAATGGACAATTTAATGTAGCTTCCTTAAACTGGGGACCAAAGTATTTACTATTTTCATTGGAGCAAGGACCAATATTATGTATAACACATTATGAAAATGctcttacatttaaaaatctagCTAGAAATTacatatcaaataataaagtcGACAAAACTATTAAACTGTTGTTGAGTTGGGAGTTTAATGACGATAGTTTTGCTATTTTACAACAAGTTTGTGCCCATATAATGAGGCAGCCAATGACACAAGAGAATGCACAGCATCTACAAAATGCTTTGGGATTTTTTCACAATCCGCCGATACCACTCTCATCAAATGTTAGGCACCACTTTGGAACACAA gtGTTTTCTTTAACACGACGGTTTTTCCATCAACTAGTTCGAGCCAATATGTTTGAAACTGCGTTTCTGTTAGCAGTAGACTTAGCTCATCATGATCTCTTCATGGACCTGTATTACATAGCTGTTAAAATTGGCGAAACGGAAATGGCAGCAGCTGCCCGTGCCCAAGCTTCGGCCCTTTTAAGCAGATGCTCAAGTGAAG CTTCAAATTGTTCCCGTTCTTCTTGCTCTCAGTGCTCCCATACGGAGTCCTCGATAAGCGACGAAGAAGAGTACCAGTCAAATCAGTGGGCTGAATCGAAAAAGGTTCCAGACGAAGTGCCGACTCAGAAAACACACAATGACAATTATTTGACGAcgtattttaatcaaatgaaTCCGTCTACTTATAAACCTGTAGTTCAGGACAGTAATTCATGTGCAATAAATATGGAGCCAACTAAGTTGGCCTACACACCAAAAGCTACATACGTAAAGGCCCCCCAGGTGCCGCCCAGCTTCAGCAAAGCACCGCCCAATCCAGTGGTGCCCCCCCTTCCAAACTTAGCCAATACTCTTTCCATCCCCAGTATTAATTTCAACCGAATTTCAGAGTCAAATGCTGACCTGTATAACTTTTTTAGTAACAGAAGTACAGCCGGTTTTAACAAGCAGTTCCCGCCAACTCCCGCCACATCACAAGGCGAGAGCTTGTACAACAAATCGAATAACCTTTTGTACGGCAGCGTACCCAGTTTCTCTCAGATAAAACCCGTAGTTCCGCCACTGCCCCAAACAACCCAAAACACCACAACAACACCCAACGTGAGCCGACCGTCAACTGCGTCCGGTTCCGGAGCGGCCAAGAAGAACCAGCCGAAAGTTAAGTTTTCGGACACGGTGACGGCGTTCATAGTGCCCGAGTTGGAGAAGCGACCGCAGGGTAGGCCGCCCCTTCCGCCCTACGTGACTGATCCGAAAAAGGAACTGGCGGACAGTCTGCCCCTGTGTCATCCGAATGAGGATTATCTGAAGGATTTCACCCCCGTGAAGAAGAACAGCGAATCTGGTAGTAAGGAGGTTCAAGCTAAGGTTAAAGTTGTTCATTTTGGAGTtgtttga
- the LOC109605828 gene encoding WD repeat-containing and planar cell polarity effector protein fritz isoform X2: MSLISELHFWTTQEDVLVKHTDYGSFKYFHKKEQQESIYGVCKKNYCEQRNVIWQLNNKRPNKLKDRLKDLEEALVNNKIVNYNWSDNKLHLLLSTGLLVNIVVNNSTGDINNIVFDKQLSAKIQANIICDGITINDQVICICNDGHVVGYGGFWKEGWVLEGGPRRKLNYYGEWLAVWGKASSEHPQPWSPLAKDHQRANLHLYWIGAKDPELLAYKKTDGEPLQVVVSKICSQMLIVIEQKVTQKGAVSVEVSNFELVGNNLKRASVTSVPLQTQVSCTALSDCENRLLIGCIDGSLAILNRHRGSTRTVKATFIPTFCIWHPQGALVAISNDRGQLQYFDTALNCVKSQILSEDFSSTPLTDISGYLNGQFNVASLNWGPKYLLFSLEQGPILCITHYENALTFKNLARNYISNNKVDKTIKLLLSWEFNDDSFAILQQVCAHIMRQPMTQENAQHLQNALGFFHNPPIPLSSNVRHHFGTQVFSLTRRFFHQLVRANMFETAFLLAVDLAHHDLFMDLYYIAVKIGETEMAAAARAQASALLSRCSSEASNCSRSSCSQCSHTESSISDEEEYQSNQWAESKKVPDEVPTQKTHNDNYLTTYFNQMNPSTYKPVVQDSNSCAINMEPTKLAYTPKATYVKAPQVPPSFSKAPPNPVVPPLPNLANTLSIPITEVQPVLTSSSRQLPPHHKARACTTNRITFCTAAYPVSLR, from the exons ATGAGTTTAATAAGCGAACTACATTTCTGGACGACTCAGGAAGATGTTCTTGTCAAGCACACGGATTATGGGTCATTTAA gtACTTTCACAAAAAGGAACAGCAGGAGTCAATTTACGGTGTTTGTAAAAAGAATTACTGTGAACAAAGGAATGTTATATGgcagttaaacaataaaagaccaaacaaattaaaagatcg GTTGAAAGACTTGGAAGAGGCATTAGTGAACAATAAAATCGTAAATTACAATTGGTCTGACAACAAACTTCATTTGTTGCTGTCCACAGGATTGTTAGTCAACATTGTTGTCAATAATTCCACTGgtgacattaataatattgtatttgatAAGCAGTTATCTGCCAAAATACAAGCAAACATAATATGTGatg GTATTACAATAAATGACCAAGTAATTTGTATCTGCAATGATGGCCATGTGGTGGGCTATGGTGGGTTCTGGAAAGAGGGTTGGGTCTTAGAGGGTGGCCCACGTAGGAAACTTAACTATTATGGGGAGTGGCTGGCAGTGTGGGGTAAAGCAAGCTCCGAACACCCACAACCATGGAGCCCACTAGCTAAAGATCATCAAAGGGCCAACCTTCATCTATACTGGATTGGGGCAAAGGATCCTGAACTGTTGGCCTACAAAAAAACTGATGGAGAACCTCTACAAGTGGTTGTCAGCAAGATTTGCAGCCAGATGTTGATTGTGATAGAACAGAAAGTGACACAGAAAG GTGCTGTTTCTGTTGAAGTAAGCAACTTTGAATTAGTAGGAAACAACTTAAAAAGGGCTTCAGTTACATCAGTTCCCCTACAAACTCAAGTGAGTTGCACAGCTTTAAGTGATTGCGAAAATCGCCTTCTTATTGGCTGCATAGATGGATCCCTGGCCATCTTAAACAGGCACAGAGGATCAACGCGTACCGTCAAAGCAACATTTATACCGACGTTCTGCATTTGGCATCCTCAAGGAGCTTTGGTAGCAATTTCTAATGATAGGGGACAGCTCCAGTATTTTGATACTGCCTTAAACTGCGTCAAATCGCAGATCTTAAGCGAGGATTTCAGCTCTACACCACTAACAGACATCTCAg gttATTTAAATGGACAATTTAATGTAGCTTCCTTAAACTGGGGACCAAAGTATTTACTATTTTCATTGGAGCAAGGACCAATATTATGTATAACACATTATGAAAATGctcttacatttaaaaatctagCTAGAAATTacatatcaaataataaagtcGACAAAACTATTAAACTGTTGTTGAGTTGGGAGTTTAATGACGATAGTTTTGCTATTTTACAACAAGTTTGTGCCCATATAATGAGGCAGCCAATGACACAAGAGAATGCACAGCATCTACAAAATGCTTTGGGATTTTTTCACAATCCGCCGATACCACTCTCATCAAATGTTAGGCACCACTTTGGAACACAA gtGTTTTCTTTAACACGACGGTTTTTCCATCAACTAGTTCGAGCCAATATGTTTGAAACTGCGTTTCTGTTAGCAGTAGACTTAGCTCATCATGATCTCTTCATGGACCTGTATTACATAGCTGTTAAAATTGGCGAAACGGAAATGGCAGCAGCTGCCCGTGCCCAAGCTTCGGCCCTTTTAAGCAGATGCTCAAGTGAAG CTTCAAATTGTTCCCGTTCTTCTTGCTCTCAGTGCTCCCATACGGAGTCCTCGATAAGCGACGAAGAAGAGTACCAGTCAAATCAGTGGGCTGAATCGAAAAAGGTTCCAGACGAAGTGCCGACTCAGAAAACACACAATGACAATTATTTGACGAcgtattttaatcaaatgaaTCCGTCTACTTATAAACCTGTAGTTCAGGACAGTAATTCATGTGCAATAAATATGGAGCCAACTAAGTTGGCCTACACACCAAAAGCTACATACGTAAAGGCCCCCCAGGTGCCGCCCAGCTTCAGCAAAGCACCGCCCAATCCAGTGGTGCCCCCCCTTCCAAACTTAGCCAATACTCTTTCCATCCCCA TAACAGAAGTACAGCCGGTTTTAACAAGCAGTTCCCGCCAACTCCCGCCACATCACAAGGCGAGAGCTTGTACAACAAATCGAATAACCTTTTGTACGGCAGCGTACCCAGTTTCTCTCAGATAA